The Falco biarmicus isolate bFalBia1 chromosome 1, bFalBia1.pri, whole genome shotgun sequence DNA segment TTTGCCACCCAGCATACAGTGGTATCAGGAATCACTGGTCCCAGTGGCATCCAGAGCAAAGTACTCTCCAGTGTCCCCAACGGGggacagctggcagcaggggaagggtccctgggagggctggggctccttggtggggggctgccagcccccaaCCCCCCCTATTTGACCATCTCTCCCTTGCAAAACCTGGCTCCGGGCAGGCACTGGGTCTGGCATTCCTGGGGTGCTGCAGACatcccccggcagggcagggagtTTTGGGACCGGCTCCAGAGCAAACATCATCCCCCCTGTGCcactgtgtgcatgcatgtgcctctgtgtgtgtggagatTTTAAACACCTAATTTATTCCATCTATTAGATAGATTTTGTAGATTTAATCATTTTCACAGTTGGTGGCTCATTGGATACTCAAGATAAACTCCAAATGAAAGTATAATGGGTACGACAAATGAGTTTTCACACCAGAATGACAGAAACTTGCTCAGGAAAGAGtttgaaaggaacaaaaatatatacatatataattttttttcctgcagtggcTTTTGCTGACTCCAGTAGGTTACCACAGTTAATTTCACCAGTTTTGTTCATCTGTAAAATTGCATAAAAGTGACATTTTTGTGCTCATTATAGGAACTGCTGATTTATGGCTGGTAAATGcaatgcttttccatttttggtGAGGTTCTCGTAGCAGCGCAAAGCACCCATGAAATTGCTTGTATAATGTAGTTTAAATCCAATCTTGGAGAAAGATTCCCCCGTTGGGTAAAGTGACATTTCCATTCTCCACACCGAGTTTATTTTAGGCCACTTACAAGTGACTCTGGCAGCGGGAGGGGGCAGGTTGGTGCCATGACCTGCTTTCTGCCGGGAGCaggtgggagctggggtgggggggcgaTGGATGCTGGGGAGATGAATGCTGGGGCAATGGATGCTGGAGCGATGGGTGCTGGGGTGATGGGTTGCTGTGGCAATGGGtccccctcctccagcagcactggcttCACCCTATGCTTTGCTCCCACAGGCGAGACGGTGGCACCCATGCATTCCCCGCGCTACCCCAGCCCCGCCGAGCTGGACGCCTACGCACAGAAGGTGGCCAACAGCCCACTGACCATcaagatcttccccaccaaCATCAGGGTCCCCCAGCACAAGCACCTTAACCGGACGGTCAATGGCTACGACACCACAGGGCAGCGCTACAGCCCCTATCCCCTGCACGCCGGCGGCTACCAGGGCCTCCTGGCCATTGTCAAAGCCTCCGGTAAAAGCGTGGTGAAGAACTCGGAGGGGAAGCGGACTAAGCTCTCGCCCGCCCAGGTCGGTGTCGCTCCCTACCCCGCGTCAAGCACTTTAGCTCAAGGTCCCTCCTGTGCCGGGCAGCTGAGCTACCACGGTGGCCAGAAGCAGCTGGAGGGCCCCGTACCCCCCAATGTGACGGTGGCGGCCTCCGTGCTGCCGCTGGCGGGCAGGAGCCTGGCCCTGCCGCCGTCCAACCTGCCCTCCATCCAGAGTATCATCTACCAGATCAATCAGCAGTGCCAGGCGCAGGGCGCCCAGCCGGGCTGCCCGGCCGTGGTGGCCACCAACCCCAGCCCGGCCAAGCACGGCGCCTTCGCTGGTGCCACCGCGTACGCCAGCGCCGTCCTGCCAGAGTGCCGCAAGGGTGCTGAGCTGGCGCTGGGCTCCAACCCAGCTGTGGCCCTGGGACCCAAGGCGGGCATCTACCCCGAGGGCATGGACTACCTGGtctggcagcagaagcagcagcagcacctgcgAATGTACAGCGGGGGCAgtggcggcgggggggcccTCAGCAAGTCCCCCGAGACGTGTGCGGGCGCCTCGCGCCCCTACGCCCTGGGTGGCGCGGCCGAGAAGGTGAGCTCGTCCCCCTTGAACTGCATGCACGGCAACTTCTCAGTGGGGCAGTACTTCGCCCCCCCTTGGAACAGCATCCTTGTGACCCCCAACAGCGACTGTTACAACCCGCCGGAGCTGGGGGCCGGGCCCCGCGAGCTGGGGGTGCCCCCCACCGAGGGGCTGCCCAGCAAGACGCTCTGCAATACCTccatcctcagcagcagcctccagtcCCTGGAGTATCTCATCAACGACATCCACCCGCCTTGCATCAAGGAGCAGATGCTGGGCAAGGGCTACGAGACCGTGTCTGTGCCAAGGCTCTTGGACCACCAGCACGCCCACATCCGCTTGCCCGTCTACAGATAAGGAACCGATGCTGCTTTTCCCAAACCCAGGGCGAGGACTTTGGCGCGAGCCGTGCTCCCCTCCGGCACCGTGCGGGTACCGGACCGTGGCAGCAAGGGCGGGGGGACGGGGAGGGGGGACACGGGGTCTGCTGCCGAAAGGGCTCCCGGGACACTGGCATTTCACCGGGGTCCCCAGACTGGATACACCCGCAACCCACTGGAAGCCGAGGACGAAGGACCGCTTGTCTATAGAGCTCAGAAATCATTTTATCTCCACGAATGTGAACAGGGAATTGCTACGAGTTGCTGCTATCCAGGGAGAGGAGGCTCGGCTCCGCGTGCCTGGCCGGACCCGTGCGGGCAGAGCCCGGTGCCGCGGCTGGCCGGAGCGTCTCTGGCAATTGGTCCCAGCCCGGCAGCCGGCCGGCGCGCGGCGGCCGCAGGGAGCTCGTGCCTGACCTGTAGCTGAAGTCCGTAACTTGCACTGCTTTGATTAAAGCTAATAATTGGGGACAGTCTGGAGgctatttaagaaaaacacttgaaaacttgaacagattttttttttttttttttttttttttttagttgactAGGCTGTACATCTGCGTGTTGGCTGCTACAGagtctcctcctgcccctcttcctcctcctcctcctctctcccgGCCCCGCGTTGGCCACCAGCTCCTATTCCCACTCAACTGGGAGGTTCGGTGCCCCTGTGCCGGGCACCCATCGGGACCCCCggcccctctcccaccccacagcacccccgGGAACCCCCCCAGGTCTCACACTTCCaggttcttttattttcccccatACTGTCAGTTCTACCTTGGTTCTGGGTTAGAGGCGACCGTGGTACCAGGGGCACTCACATacctccttttttctctcttcttttttttttgttttttttttaaaaaaagaaaagaaaaccagttccAAAATACTCATTATGGTCCGTTATTCACTATGTGTAATTATGTGTTTAATagatttattcatttaaaaaaggcTCCGCACCGCAAAATACGAAGTGTTTTGatgtttaaaagttaaaaaaaagaaaaatacccctACGAAACCCAAGGTGATTGTGCTCGGAAAAGAGGTACTGTATCCCTGAAAGGCCTGTTCAAGCACTAAGTGCATTTACAAATCTctgagaatgttttttttttatactaaaATTGACCATTATATTCTACTGTGAGAAGTGCTGGCTGCActatattgttttaaaaatgagagaaaacaaatggaaaaaaaaaaaaaaaaaccacacacaaaacccGCAAGCCCTGTGTCCGGATGGTGTTTTTCCCAGAGTAAAACCAGGATATCGCTGGACGTGTGCTCTGCAGTCTCTTTGCTTCGCTGTGGCTCCCCTCCTTCGCCAGAGCCGGaaccccccccagctccccaccttTGTCTGGCAGATTTTTAGGGCACGGAGGAGCACCTATAAATAACCTGCTAATGACACTGAGCCATTAATCCGGCCCAGGCGCCAGGCTCTGCCTCGCACCCAAAGGGCGGCCAGGCAAGGTGGGCGCACGTGGGCCAAATCCCTGGGGATTAGGGCTGCGGCCCCGCGTGCACCCACAGGATGCTCACCCCAAGGCCCGGGTGATGGGCGCTGGGAGCTGGGTACCAGTCCCATCCCAGGACCTGCTGCCGCCAGCGGTGCGGTGCTGGCATCTCCCCTGCCATCCATTACCGGTGGCAAGTTTGCCACCAAGTTTCCTCCCAGCAGGAgggctcctggtgctggggcaggatgggggcTCTCCAGTGGCCCTGTTCTGGCTTGGGTGGGGGGGAACTGCTGTCCCCTAACCCAGACCACCACCCTGCtctgcactggcagcagctTCCCAACCCAAACAATGAGCCGGTTGCATTAGGATAATAGTATTAAATCCCAAATAGCTCCCCAGCCTCCGTGTCCCACGGTGGTGACATATGGCATGCCATTATCCcagccggggagggggctgagggcagTGGGGGCTTGGCTGCCCGCTCACACCCCTGCCCATGGCTGCTTGTGACCCCCAGCAAGGCTGCAAGGACACAGGCAGGGGGCTGCTTTagctgctccccccagccctgctggggatggggatggggcagggatggggatggggatggggaagaggaCAGGAACAGGGATGCGGATGGGGatgatggggatggggacaaggaCAGGAATGGGGATGGGGTCGGGAGCAGGGATGAGGACAAGGGTGGGAACAGGGATAGGATCAGGGACAGAGATGGGGATGGAGACGAGGGCAGGAAcaaggatggggatggggacagggacagggaagTGGACGAGGACAGGAatagggatggggatgggaatagggatggggatggggatgaggacaggaacagggatggggatggggatggggacagggacggggAAGGGGACAAGGACAGGAatagggatggggatggggatggggatggggacagagatGGGGATGGGTATAAAGACAGGGAtagggatggggacaggaacAGGAATGGGGATTTGGGACAGGAATGGTGACAGGATCAggggtggggacagggatgtgTATAGGGACAGGGATGAGGACACAGCCGTGTAGCCACGCGCCCCGAGCTGCCCTGTGGCCGTGGCTGCAGCCGGGGAGCACGGCTCCATTTGTCTTGTTTGCTCTCTTACCATAACCGTGGCGCTCGTGGTTCTGCTGATATTTATGGCATGCCGGGAGGGGACCACTCCGTCACCGACAGCGAGCGGCGTGACAGCCGATCCAGGGAACAAAGAGAAATTGggacaaaaggaaattttcACAGAGGTTAATGTTATTGTGTGTGTGAGGGGGGGGTGTGCCATTGCATGCCTGCACGTTAAAATTAGACCGGCTGAAGGAAGGCATTTGCTTAGATCTTTGTCATTAAAAAGATGccacatcaaaagaaatgtgaggCTAAAGCACAGCGGTGCTGATGCGTCCCTCTGTGCTGGGCAcggggcagcagtgctggctgcatCCCCTCCATGGGGCTCCCCCTACACTGGGGCTACCAAAGGCAGGACCCTACCATGGTCAGGGCTACCTGATGCGAGCAGCCTTGCCGGGGGCCCCAGGAAAAACTTTGCTCTGTTACCAGTGCCCCTCGGAGCCGGGGAGTCATTAGCGGTGCCTCCATCATATTGCCCACATCACCATAAATCAGGGCAAGCGGCTGGGAGCGACGGCGCGATCCATCTTGCAGGTCTCAAAGTCATTACATTTCATTAGGAGGTGCGCGGGGGTTTTATTATTCAGCAGGTTAATTCTCCCCTCGGATAGCTGCTTCTTGGAGGAGGATTGCACTGCGCACAGGAAGACTTCAAATGtctaatgcaaaataaatgggTCCCTCCTTGGCGGGCGCTTGCCTCCAGCCAGGACTGCTGCTCCGGTGGGCGCAGGTGAGTCCGTGGGGACCCAAAATGCGTGCAGACACCGGTTGGAGATGGGGCAGGGACTCCTGAAATGCATCCCAGCACCTAGGGCAAAGTCACTGCCACCCATAGCCCTCCCACACCCCGACAGGGCACAGCACCCACCAGTGCTGCAGGAACTCACCCAGGGCAATGATGCCATTTTTGGtctgcaaataataataataataataataacaacaacaacaacaacaattacaataacaataataataatttataagGCAGGTGTGCACGAGGCTGATGTTAAACTTAGCGGCCGCCTTTGCTGTTTGAGAGTGAGAAGAGACAGGCAGTATAAATTGCATGGCTGcaaaaggacttaaaaaaaaccatttctCATTTTGATTGATATTAGCTTCACAAATTAAGCTTTAGatttatctaaaaataaatttgcttctGCGCTCCGCATTCTGGATGACAagtgcttttctcttccctttgttGGGTTTGTCatcgctggcagggcagcacgGGAAGGGGTGGGATGGTGGCTGTGCCCAAGCACCCCCAGCCTGTCGGCCCCCAGGGTGCCCCCCCCACCTCTGTGGTCATGCCTGAAGGCAGAGGGTGCAATAGCTCCGGGCTTTGCAGGGCATAGAAGGGCCAAACACAAGCCCTGCAGCCCTGAACGTAGCAGAGGCACCCTGTCCCTGGGTGTCCCCGTTGCCACCCAGCCATGACGGGGTCCAGCCTGAcggtgcagggtgctggggcacagTGATGCCCACTGTTCCTGCACCCCAACCACTTTAAACCCCTCTCACGTGCAGCCCCTCAGCTTCGGGACACTAGAATTTGCACAGGAAGGGGAAAATAGGGTTTATTTCCAATTACGCTGGAAAATTGCATCTCCAGCGCTGTAGCCGgaggcagccacagcccagAGCCCACCTTTGGCACGCTGGGTGGCCGAGCCCTGTGTTGGGGGTCCCCCAGCCCTCAATactgcccagccagggctggctgccctGTACCCAGGGGGCCTGGCTGGCCAAAAGcaaagtttattatttttaaataacagttgGGGTGAAAGAGGGAGCTGGCTCAGCTCCTCACGCGATTATGCAGCATGAGCTGAGAGCTGAAACCTCAGCCTCTCCTAAGTAGTGATAATGAAACTTATTCATTCCCTCACCCTGGGGAAATACTTAAACCACAATATGAGAGATATATGTAAATCACATTTAAACGGAGACAGTGCAGTTAAAGCTAACGGCGAGTAATCAAGTTTGAAGATGAAGTGTCTCCTTTTCTGCTCTATCATTTGCTTAGTgagctgggctgcctgcagggccCTGGGCAGGGTCCCTGCCACCACAGCACTGTGCCATCGTGCCACCGGTGCCACCCAAATCGGTCCCTCAAACCTACACAGCATCTAGCTGCAAAGAGGCGACTACACCATGGGAGGTGGCTGTGAAGGGAGATGAGCGGAAAAGGAATGTCACGGTTAGAGGTAaaatgggatgggatgggatgggatgggatgtcATAAAGGTGAGAatgggtgggatggggatgggaatggggtgggatgggaatGGGATGGTGGGGTGGAATGGGATGAGAATGGGATGGGATAGGGAGAGGATGGGATATGAtaggatggggtgggatgggatgggatgagatggggagggatgggaggaGCCTGCCGAGGCAgtgctgcctctcctgctgcccatCTTGCCGGGAGCTCATCCTGCAcctgccaggcagcacccaggccccaacccccagccccactccctgccccacagccggGCACCGCAAAGACATCCAGGCAGGAGCGGGCCAAGCACAGCATCCTGCGGCCCCATGtcccccaggctgctccccagctgagGATGGGGCGAGGGGTGCACAGGGACACGGGGGAGGGTGCCCAGCGCAGTGGCAGCCCCTGGGTTTgaccccggcccgccccccccagccccacagctgcccgGCCGTGGGGCAGGACCCCCGGGGCTCGCGCTGCCTGCGGGGCCGGCCCCGCATTGCGTGGTGTGTGGTGCCCTCCAGTGGAGCAGCGGCCCCGGCCTGCGCTGTGCGCCCGGCACCGCAGCCGTGCACCGCAGTTGTGCACACCGCAGCTGTGCACATTGCAGCCGTGCATCGCCGTCATGCACCCCAGTCGTGGACCGCAGCCGTGCACCGCAGCCATGCACCCCAGTCATGTACAGCAGCTATGCACCACCATGAtgcaccacagccctgcaccccagTCATGCACTGTGCCATCATGCACCGCAGCCATGCACCCCAGTCATGCACTGCAGCTGTACACTGTCATGCACTGCAGCCATGCACCACACCTGTGCACCACACCTGTGCACTGCAGTCCTGCACCCCAGCCATGCACCCCAGCCATGCACTGCACCCCAGCCATGCACCACACCTGTGCACCACAGCTGTGCACTGCAGTCCTGCACCCCAGCCATGCACCCCAGCCATGCACTGCACCCCAGCCATGCACCGCAGCTGTGCACCACAGCTGTGCACTGCAGTCCTGCACCACAGCCATGCACCCTCACCATGTACTGCACCTGTACACTGCAGCCATGCACTGCAGTCATGCACCATACCCGTGTGCTGAAGCCATGCAATGGCAGCCATGCACCGCCAGGTGAGCACAGGGCCACCAGGGACAGGATCTCCCATCTCCTGGACAGAGCAGCCAAGGCCAGCAGGGCAACacagggtgctgctgccagccacgACCCCCACCTGCTGCGtggtgcagccctgcagggctcAGCATGCACGGGGTGCTCTGCCCTGCATCCCGTGGGCTTCTGCCCACTCTGTACCACCACAgagccctgccaggctggcagcaggctccAGACTGCACAGGGCACCATGAGAGGGGCTGTCTGCAGTGAAGCATGAGTGTTGGGTGGTCATCCCCTGctgcatggcatggcatggcacggcatggcatggcacagcacagcgcagggagcagcaggctcctgcctccctcctggAGACCTGCCTGCAGCGATGCTCTCCCAGCCGGAATCAGTCAATGCCAGGAGGAAGCGGTGGTGGCAACTCAATGTTTATTACTAAATAAATAACCATATAAATCTTGTGCAAAAATGTGTGGCAAAAACCATTGGCCTCGGTGGGCCGAGGGGGCtgtgctccccccaccctgcctgcagcagaggttCCCAGCACCGCACGCCAAGGGCCCCAGCGTAGCAAAGCAAGGCAGCAGCGCTGGAGCTCATCTGTGCAAGCCAGAgacccccagcactgctggggcagggccaggACCCTCCGTCCGGGCTGGACACCGGCTGGCAGAGGGCCGGAGGCTGTACGAATCCCTGAGGAGCAGACAAGCACCGTCCAGCCCAGTCCACAATTCCGCTGGCCGTGCCAGGGCCATGCTGGGGCCCGGGCAGAGTCTGTCGGCTCCCAGTGCCGCTGTGCTAGAGCGGGGAGCTCGAGGCCTGGCCGTGCCACCGCTCCCGCATCTCCGTCGTCCCCACCGTCCCCAGTggcaccaccacctcctccgGCTGGCAGGTCTTGTTGAGCTCCACCACACGCGGCACCACTGTCGACCAGCGATCTGCGGAGACGGCAGGGGTTTGTCAATGTCGGGAGCTCACTCCTGGTCAACCCATGTCCACTCTGGTCAATCCCATGCCCACTCCATGGACAACCCACAAGTGGCGGCTCCCCACGCCCTGGTCAGCCCCATGTCACCCAGCCCCCAAAGCAAATCTGCTCCTGGGGCTCACCAGAGGCTGCAAGCAGCATCCCAAGGGATGCTCCCAGCCCATGGCACCGTGCTCACCTACCCGCAGCCCCCAGGGGATCCTCCCAGCCCATGGCACTGTGCTCACCTCTCCGCAGCCGGCCCACGGTGTGGGAGAAACCGTAGTACTGGTACGTCTCACTCTTGCCGGGGTCCTCGCTGATGATGCCCAGATTCTGGTTCCAGTGGGACCAGTTCACCTCATCCACCCTGCAGGGAAGGTCAGACACAGAGCGGCTGGGAGCCAGGgtggcagctcctgcatccctgtGCCATCCCACCACTGGCAATGCCACCTGCTTCCAGAGTAGTACAAATTACCCAGCAAACAAACACACAGTGCTGGCATCCCAAACTGCTGCTCGCTGCCATGGGAGAGGCTCGGCTGCTCCCAGTCACCAGCTCCTGACGGTGCCTGCTTTTACCTGAAGCACCAGCGGCGGTCGGGTGTCCCGTCGGTGCCCTTCCCCACAGTGACCATCTCCCCCGAGCGGAAGGCTCTCCGCAGGAACACTGGGAAGGAGCGCTCGATGTCCAGGATGGTGGTAGCCCACTGCAGGCGACACCAGGGACCCCTCAGCCACTTGAGGATGGAGGCATGGGGGCCCCTCGCCCAGGTGGTGCTGCTTTGAGGGAGCCTGGggtgctgtggtgctgtggttcccctgggcacaggcagcccctggagccccctgcccagctgcgcCCGGGGTGGTACCTGCAGCTTCCAGATGTGCTTGCTCTCCTTGGAGACTTGGCCCACTGTCTCACCCATGAGGGCGATGAGCATGTTGAGGAGGAGCACGAAGGTGAGGATGATGTAGGTGACGAGGAGGATGATGAAGACAACAGGGTACTTGGCACTCTCGAGCATCTGCAGGTCGCCCATGCCGATGGTGAGCTTGAAGAGGTCAAGCAGGAAGGTGCTGAAGGTCTGGCTGTCCCGGCAGGAGGGGTAGGTGGGCACCATGCAGTTGGACTGCTCCTCACCACAGGACTCGCTGCTGGGACACGGGTTGAGGAGGGACACcagagctgggggagaagggaCAGGGATGGCGAGTCCACAAGGGCAGCAGCAAGGACAGGGTCCACAAAGAGCCCCTACGCAGCTCCACGGTGGCCAAGGCCTCTCTACCACAGGAGGAGGCAAAGGCTGAGCCCGTGGGTGGGTAGGATGGAGTgagggctctgcagcccccgGCCCAGCTGTGCCGTGCCACACCACAGGGCTCATCCTTCCCCTGAGCCCCAGCTCACCAGCTGGGCACCTACCTGACGCGTAGCCGATCATGAAGAGCAAGTAGACCAGAAGGAAGCGGAAAAGGTCTTTGAACAGGATCTGCAAAGTGATGGAGAGTTGGGTGAGATGCGCTGGTCCACGGTGCCTGGCCGTGTGCCAGGGCACCATTGCCAAGCCATGCCACAGGGACAGCCAGGCTGAGAGCAAGGCATCGGTAAGCCACC contains these protein-coding regions:
- the FAM222A gene encoding protein FAM222A isoform X1 yields the protein MPWFCPIPGGKDGKLCKECKSPTETFIFILYPFIFKAFRVIYLSPKEQKALSSVRARGRRRELLPPAPLPGERLGGQKGGGQRCGQVSLPDQRVSSLGRTRASGGGGTARRETQTMLACLQRTQNPPAQHLACPNKALEPRKCETVAPMHSPRYPSPAELDAYAQKVANSPLTIKIFPTNIRVPQHKHLNRTVNGYDTTGQRYSPYPLHAGGYQGLLAIVKASGKSVVKNSEGKRTKLSPAQVGVAPYPASSTLAQGPSCAGQLSYHGGQKQLEGPVPPNVTVAASVLPLAGRSLALPPSNLPSIQSIIYQINQQCQAQGAQPGCPAVVATNPSPAKHGAFAGATAYASAVLPECRKGAELALGSNPAVALGPKAGIYPEGMDYLVWQQKQQQHLRMYSGGSGGGGALSKSPETCAGASRPYALGGAAEKVSSSPLNCMHGNFSVGQYFAPPWNSILVTPNSDCYNPPELGAGPRELGVPPTEGLPSKTLCNTSILSSSLQSLEYLINDIHPPCIKEQMLGKGYETVSVPRLLDHQHAHIRLPVYR
- the FAM222A gene encoding protein FAM222A isoform X2; amino-acid sequence: MLACLQRTQNPPAQHLACPNKALEPRKCETVAPMHSPRYPSPAELDAYAQKVANSPLTIKIFPTNIRVPQHKHLNRTVNGYDTTGQRYSPYPLHAGGYQGLLAIVKASGKSVVKNSEGKRTKLSPAQVGVAPYPASSTLAQGPSCAGQLSYHGGQKQLEGPVPPNVTVAASVLPLAGRSLALPPSNLPSIQSIIYQINQQCQAQGAQPGCPAVVATNPSPAKHGAFAGATAYASAVLPECRKGAELALGSNPAVALGPKAGIYPEGMDYLVWQQKQQQHLRMYSGGSGGGGALSKSPETCAGASRPYALGGAAEKVSSSPLNCMHGNFSVGQYFAPPWNSILVTPNSDCYNPPELGAGPRELGVPPTEGLPSKTLCNTSILSSSLQSLEYLINDIHPPCIKEQMLGKGYETVSVPRLLDHQHAHIRLPVYR